The Fusarium graminearum PH-1 chromosome 2, whole genome shotgun sequence genome includes a region encoding these proteins:
- a CDS encoding asparaginyl-tRNA synthetase yields the protein MAVIYIDEEAGSDLPEIQGTESAPFKSLLEAYFRHGAESEYQVKKKDDEEYKPAAKSALKKAVAYAAGQKKKLDAAAKRAEKDAQDEAARLAVLEEAKKIKITNDPSLPEPVSISLHQTDSSVIGTLRKSKDEPTEGVKRVSVQGRVNRVAKQGGLIFVTLRRGVNYMQCLLSGDLSKTYDALTLSRETSLEIIGELWEVPAGAHAPLDRELRADYFRVIAKAPGGDDAFTNIVPVDGDNNTLMNLRHLTLRHEKPAAVMFVRDVVEDAFHTVYKELDIKKVSPPALVQTQVEGGSTLFKFDYYGETSYLTQSSQLYLETVLPVLGDCYCIEKSFRAEKSLTRRHLSEYSHVEAELDFITFDNLLDHLEHVICRVIDLTLENPTAAEAIKKYNPDFQKPTRPFLRMRYSDAIDWLRERGIKNEEGNDHTFGDDIAEAAERKMTDEINRPIFLTHFPVEIKSFYMSKAKDDPRVTESVDVLMPGVGEIVGGSMRIWDYEELMAGYKREGIDPTGYFWYTDQRKYGSTPHGGYGLGAERFLAWLLKLWTVREACLYPRYMGRCTP from the exons atggcgGTCATTTATATCGACGAAGAAGCCGGAAGCGATCTCCCCGAGATTCAGGGCACCGAGTCCGCCCCCTTCAAGTCCCTCCTCGAGGCCTACTTCCGCCACGGCGCCGAGTCCGAGTAccaggtcaagaagaaggacgatgaggagtACAAGCCCGCTGCCAAGTCAGCCCTGAAGAAGGCTGTCGCTTACGCTGCTggacaaaagaagaagttagatgctgctgctaagcgtgccgagaaggatgccCAGGATGAGGCCGCTCGTCTTGCTGTTCTTGAGGAGGCtaagaagatcaagatcaccaaCGACCCTTCCTTGCCCGAGCCTGTTTCGATCAGCCTCCACCAGACCGATTCTTCTGTGATTGGCACTCTTCGAAAGAGCAAGGATGAGCCTACTGAGGGCGTCAAGCGTGTTTCCGTTCAGGGCCGTGTCAACCGTGTGGCCAAGCAGGGTGGTCTTATCTTTGTCACTCTGCGCCGTGGTGTCAACTACATGCAGTGTCTCCTTTCTGGCGATCTTTCCAAGACTTACGACGCTCTTACCCTCTCCCGAGAAACCTCTCTTGAGATTATTGGTGAGCTTTGGGAGGTTCCTGCTGGTGCTCACGCTCCCCTCGACCGCGAACTCCGCGCAGACTACTTCCGAGTCATCGCCAAGGCTCCCGGAGGTGATGATGCTTTTACCAACATTGTACCTGTCGATggtgacaacaacactctCATGAACCTCCGACACCTTACCCTCCGCCACGAGAAGCCCGCAGCCGTCATGTTCGTTcgcgatgttgtcgaggatgcTTTCCACACCGTCTACAAGGAGTTGGATATCAAGAAGGTCAGCCCTCCTGCTCTTGTGCAGACTCAAGTCGAGGGTGGCTCTACTCTTTTCAAGTTCGACTACTATGGCGAGACTTCATACTTGACTCAATCCAGTCAGCTTTACCTCGAAACTGTTCTGCCTGTCCTTGGTGACTGCTACTGTATCGAGAAGTCTTTCCGTGCCGAGAAGTCTCTTACCCGTCGTCAT CTCTCCGAGTACTCTCACGTTGAGGCCGAGTTGGACTTTATCACTTTCGACAACCTCCTCGACCATCTCGAGCATGTCATTTGCCGTGTCATTGACCTGACCCTCGAGAACCCCACCGctgccgaggccatcaagaagtACAACCCCGACTTCCAGAAGCCTACTCGACCATTCTTGCGCATGCGCTACTCTGATGCCATTGACTGGCTACGAGAGCGTGGTATCAAGAACGAAGAGGGCAACGACCACACTTTTGGAGACGACAT TGCCGAGGCTGCTGAGCGAAAGATGACCGACGAAATTAACCGCCCCATCTTCCTGACTCACTTCCCTGTCGAGATCAAGTCGTTCTACAtgtccaaggccaaggatgaCCCCCGCGTTACTGAGTCCGTCGATGTTCTGATGCCTGGTGTTGGCGAGATCGTCGGTGGCAGCATGAGAATTTGGGACTATGAGGAGCTCATGGCTGGGTACAAGCGAGAGGGTATCGATCCTACAGGCTACTTCTGGTACACTGACCAGCGCAAGTACGGATCTACTCCCCACGGTGGATACGGCTTGGGAGCTGAACG TTTCCTGGCATGGCTGCTTAAGCTCTGGACTGTCCGGGAGGCTTGCTTGTATCCCCGTTACATGGGTAGATGCACCCCGTAA